Proteins from a genomic interval of Rhodococcus rhodochrous:
- a CDS encoding 3-oxoacyl-ACP reductase: protein MSLQNQVVLVTGAGRGLGRSIAQAFADEGAAVVLDYRRSGEGAHELADKIGPERAVALKADVTDRADVEALFTRAREHFGRPVTTVVNNALPDFSFNGDARPKADEIGYDRFGAQFDGVVGGAVNIIQAALPGMREAGGGSIVNIGTNLFQHPVVPYHDYTAAKAALLSLTRTFAADLGPDGIRVNMVSGGLLRTTDASSATPEAVFDLIASSTPLRKVTTPEDFAAAVLFFASDWSRAVTGQNLVVDGGLVMN from the coding sequence ATGTCATTGCAGAACCAGGTCGTCCTCGTCACCGGCGCCGGTCGCGGCCTCGGCCGCAGCATCGCGCAGGCGTTCGCCGACGAAGGAGCCGCCGTCGTCCTCGACTACCGGCGCAGCGGCGAGGGCGCTCACGAACTGGCCGACAAGATCGGACCCGAGCGGGCGGTCGCGCTGAAGGCCGATGTCACCGACCGCGCCGACGTCGAAGCGCTGTTCACCCGGGCCCGCGAGCACTTCGGACGTCCCGTCACCACGGTCGTCAACAACGCCCTGCCCGATTTCTCCTTCAACGGCGACGCTCGGCCCAAGGCAGACGAGATCGGATACGACCGGTTCGGAGCCCAGTTCGACGGTGTCGTCGGCGGCGCGGTCAACATCATCCAGGCGGCTCTGCCGGGCATGCGCGAGGCCGGTGGCGGCAGCATCGTCAACATCGGCACCAACCTGTTCCAGCACCCCGTCGTCCCGTACCACGACTACACCGCGGCCAAGGCCGCGCTGCTGTCGCTGACCCGCACCTTCGCCGCCGACCTCGGCCCCGACGGGATCCGCGTCAACATGGTCTCCGGCGGTCTGCTGCGCACGACCGACGCATCGTCGGCGACCCCCGAAGCGGTGTTCGACCTCATCGCGTCGTCGACGCCGCTGCGGAAGGTCACCACGCCCGAGGACTTCGCGGCGGCGGTGCTGTTCTTCGCCTCCGACTGGTCGCGGGCCGTCACCGGACAGAACCTGGTGGTCGACGGGGGACTGGTGATGAACTGA
- a CDS encoding LLM class flavin-dependent oxidoreductase: MAGPRTLHLNAFLYGVGHHSSAWRHPDSAAGRIGDITYFEELARTAERGCLDAVFFADGHSVNPKYTAGTTWFLEPLTALSAMARATEHIGLVTTVSASFFTPFHAARMLASLDHISGGRVGANIVTSMFDEEARNHGFDALPPHAERYARAEEFIEVLCALWDSWGDGGVLVDRAGGSFLDSDAIRPIHHRGSHFRVDGPLTVPRCPQGRPVLFQAGASETGRNLAARHAEAVYSVAWDMTAALEYVTDLRARIAAAGRDPGTVAILPGLVTYVGRTEAEAWAKKAELDALLDVDAAITQLGVFTGQDYTGHDLDAPVADLPPIEEFSGPQGRYATVQRIIETRRPTLRELLGYLAAGGGHATMIGTAESVADSIEEWFTAGACDGFNLMCPAYPDSLDDFVDLVVPELQRRGLFRTEYPGSTLRDSLGLKSP; encoded by the coding sequence ATGGCCGGACCACGCACCCTTCACCTCAACGCCTTCCTCTACGGCGTCGGGCATCATTCGTCGGCGTGGCGGCATCCCGACTCCGCGGCCGGACGCATCGGCGACATCACGTATTTCGAGGAACTCGCCCGCACCGCCGAACGGGGATGCCTCGACGCGGTGTTCTTCGCCGACGGTCACAGCGTCAACCCGAAGTACACGGCAGGCACCACCTGGTTCCTCGAACCGCTGACTGCGCTGTCGGCGATGGCGCGCGCGACCGAGCACATCGGTCTCGTCACCACCGTCTCCGCGAGTTTCTTCACGCCCTTCCATGCCGCACGGATGCTCGCCTCGCTCGATCACATCAGCGGGGGACGGGTGGGCGCGAACATCGTCACCTCGATGTTCGACGAGGAAGCGCGCAACCACGGATTCGACGCCCTGCCTCCGCACGCCGAACGGTATGCGCGGGCCGAGGAATTCATCGAGGTGCTCTGCGCTCTGTGGGATTCGTGGGGTGACGGCGGTGTCCTCGTCGACCGGGCGGGTGGCAGCTTCCTGGACTCCGACGCGATCCGCCCGATCCATCACCGGGGCAGTCATTTCCGCGTCGACGGTCCGCTGACCGTGCCGCGGTGCCCGCAGGGTCGTCCGGTGCTGTTCCAGGCCGGCGCCTCGGAGACCGGACGCAACCTGGCGGCCCGTCACGCCGAGGCCGTCTACTCCGTCGCGTGGGACATGACCGCGGCGCTCGAGTACGTCACCGACCTGCGTGCGCGGATCGCCGCGGCCGGCAGGGATCCCGGGACGGTCGCCATCCTGCCCGGACTCGTCACCTACGTCGGTCGCACCGAAGCGGAGGCGTGGGCGAAGAAGGCCGAACTCGATGCGCTCCTCGACGTCGACGCCGCCATCACCCAGCTCGGCGTGTTCACGGGTCAGGACTACACCGGTCACGACCTCGACGCCCCCGTCGCCGACCTGCCGCCCATCGAGGAGTTCAGCGGTCCGCAGGGTCGCTATGCGACGGTGCAGCGCATCATCGAGACCCGTCGTCCCACCCTGCGCGAGCTGCTCGGCTACCTCGCCGCGGGTGGTGGTCACGCGACCATGATCGGCACCGCCGAATCCGTCGCCGACAGCATCGAGGAATGGTTCACCGCGGGCGCCTGCGACGGCTTCAACCTGATGTGCCCCGCCTATCCGGATTCGCTCGACGACTTCGTCGACCTCGTCGTCCCGGAACTGCAGCGTCGTGGCCTGTTCCGGACCGAGTATCCCGGCTCGACCCTGCGCGACTCGCTCGGTCTGAAGTCGCCGTAG
- a CDS encoding serine hydrolase domain-containing protein yields MKTLAASLVAVAVLTASACSSDTTEPESTQSPASTEAAQPEYVAELQSTVEQLMRDNAIPGAVVQISSPDRGDWTGTFGTSTIDADDPISADDHFRIGSNTKTMTVTAVLQLVEDGRLSLDDPISKYIDGVPNGDTITIAQLAEMRSGLYSYTFDPEFNATLDREPEKAWTQEELLQIAFSQPVNFPPGEQFEYSNTNTVLLGLVIEQLTGMPVAEAFDERIFVPLGLGNTSFPAIDDASIPDPHPQGYMFGTNVSTIDTFALPEDEQAAAVAGTLKPNDVTDDNPSWTWTAGAAISTVDDMTTYVKALVGGGLLDEQMQQTRLDSVQSVGGGTAGYGLGMAQFGPLLGHDGQLPGFMTFMGHDPETDLTIVIATNLSTVPSGEGSALTLVKGILPIFYGSGYQPPGDPARAPGAEESTPAPTPGG; encoded by the coding sequence ATGAAGACACTCGCAGCCTCGCTCGTGGCGGTGGCCGTACTGACCGCGTCGGCGTGCAGTTCCGATACCACCGAACCCGAATCCACGCAGTCTCCGGCCTCCACCGAGGCGGCTCAGCCCGAGTACGTGGCCGAGCTGCAATCGACAGTCGAGCAGTTGATGCGCGACAACGCCATTCCCGGCGCAGTGGTCCAGATCAGCTCCCCCGACCGCGGTGACTGGACCGGCACGTTCGGCACCTCCACCATCGACGCCGACGACCCGATCTCCGCCGACGATCATTTCCGGATCGGGAGCAATACGAAGACGATGACGGTGACCGCCGTCCTGCAGCTGGTGGAGGACGGTCGCCTGTCGCTCGACGACCCGATCTCGAAGTACATCGACGGCGTCCCGAACGGCGACACGATCACCATCGCGCAGCTCGCCGAGATGCGGAGCGGCCTGTACAGCTACACTTTCGATCCGGAATTCAACGCGACGCTGGACCGCGAACCCGAGAAGGCGTGGACGCAGGAGGAGCTGCTGCAGATCGCGTTCTCCCAGCCCGTGAACTTCCCGCCCGGAGAGCAGTTCGAGTACAGCAACACCAATACGGTGCTGCTCGGACTCGTCATCGAGCAACTGACGGGCATGCCGGTCGCGGAGGCGTTCGACGAGCGCATCTTCGTTCCGCTCGGGCTGGGGAACACCTCGTTCCCCGCGATCGATGATGCCTCGATCCCCGACCCACATCCGCAGGGCTACATGTTCGGCACCAATGTCTCCACCATCGATACCTTCGCGCTGCCGGAGGACGAGCAGGCCGCCGCGGTCGCGGGGACGTTGAAGCCGAACGACGTGACCGACGACAACCCGTCGTGGACGTGGACCGCGGGCGCTGCGATCTCCACCGTCGACGACATGACCACCTACGTGAAGGCGCTGGTCGGCGGTGGTCTGCTCGACGAGCAGATGCAGCAGACCCGGCTCGACAGCGTGCAGTCGGTGGGCGGCGGAACCGCAGGCTACGGCCTCGGCATGGCACAGTTCGGCCCGTTGCTCGGACACGACGGTCAGCTTCCGGGCTTCATGACCTTCATGGGCCACGACCCGGAGACCGACCTGACGATCGTCATCGCGACCAATCTGTCGACGGTGCCGTCGGGTGAAGGTTCGGCGCTGACCCTCGTCAAGGGCATCCTGCCGATCTTCTACGGTTCCGGTTACCAGCCGCCGGGCGACCCGGCACGGGCTCCCGGAGCGGAGGAAAGCACACCCGCGCCGACGCCGGGAGGCTGA
- a CDS encoding zinc-dependent alcohol dehydrogenase family protein: MKALVFHGPGKRSWEDVPDATIKDSTDAVVRVDAVTICGTDLHILGGDVPEVTDGRILGHEAVGTVVEVGDGVQTLAPGDRVLVSCVTACGTCRFCRESRYGQCLGGGGWILGHLIDGTQAELVRVPYADNSTHRIPDGVSDEQMLMLADILPTSYEVGVLNGCLRPADVVVIIGAGPIGLAAILAARLFSPSRIVAVDLADSRLEAAKAFGANVVVNSGRDDVAEVVRDLTGGLGADVTMEAVGYPETFEQAVALARPCGHVANIGVHGKPATLHLEDIWIKNLTITTGLVDTYSTPTLIGLVSSGQLDTSPMITHRFALDEFEQAYDVFSRAGETGALKVLLTAGS, from the coding sequence ATGAAGGCACTGGTGTTCCACGGGCCGGGGAAACGATCGTGGGAGGACGTTCCCGACGCGACGATCAAGGACAGTACCGATGCCGTGGTGCGCGTCGACGCGGTCACCATCTGCGGCACCGACCTGCACATCCTCGGAGGTGACGTACCCGAGGTGACCGACGGACGGATCCTCGGTCACGAGGCCGTCGGCACCGTGGTCGAGGTGGGCGACGGAGTGCAGACACTCGCGCCCGGCGACCGCGTACTGGTCTCGTGTGTCACCGCATGCGGCACGTGCCGGTTCTGCCGCGAGAGCCGCTACGGGCAATGCCTCGGGGGCGGCGGCTGGATCCTCGGACATCTGATCGACGGCACCCAGGCCGAACTGGTCCGAGTTCCGTACGCCGACAATTCGACCCACCGAATTCCCGATGGGGTGAGCGACGAACAGATGCTCATGCTCGCCGACATCCTGCCCACCTCCTACGAGGTCGGCGTTCTCAACGGCTGTCTCCGGCCGGCGGACGTCGTCGTCATCATCGGTGCCGGCCCCATCGGGCTCGCTGCCATCCTCGCCGCACGACTGTTCAGTCCGAGCCGCATCGTCGCCGTCGACCTCGCCGACAGCCGCCTCGAGGCAGCGAAGGCATTCGGGGCGAACGTCGTGGTCAACAGCGGTCGCGACGACGTCGCCGAGGTCGTCCGCGACCTCACCGGAGGCCTCGGCGCCGACGTCACGATGGAGGCCGTCGGCTATCCGGAGACGTTCGAGCAGGCGGTCGCACTCGCCCGGCCGTGCGGGCACGTCGCCAACATCGGCGTGCACGGCAAGCCCGCGACACTGCACCTCGAGGACATCTGGATCAAGAACCTGACGATCACCACCGGCCTCGTCGACACCTATTCGACGCCTACCCTCATCGGTCTCGTGAGCAGCGGTCAGCTCGACACGTCACCGATGATCACGCACCGGTTCGCGCTCGACGAGTTCGAACAGGCCTACGACGTGTTCTCCCGCGCCGGCGAAACCGGTGCGTTGAAGGTGCTCCTCACCGCCGGTTCGTGA
- a CDS encoding glycoside hydrolase family 3 C-terminal domain-containing protein yields the protein MTDRSPVEIVAQLTVEEKASLMSGLDFWHTEPVPRADIPSIMLTDGPHGVRKQTAAGDHLGLNSSVPATCFPPAVALGCSFDPELVERVGAALGAEAKALQVAVLLGPGINIKRSPLCGRNFEYLSEDPLLSGVLGAALVRGLQSQGVGASLKHFAANNQETDRMRISADIDPRPLREIYLRAFERVVRDAQPWTVMCSYNRINGVFSSRNPWLLTDVLRDEWGFEGLVVSDWGAVDDRVASLAAGLDLEMPSTGGRTDAEIVAAVRAGTVDESVLDQAAARVIELVQKAVAAADPDATFDADAHHAFAREVAGQSIVLLRNENDLLPLAADANVAVIGELARTPRYQGAGSSRIEPTRLDNALDEMRSLSGRDVPFAAGYALDGSDSAALVEEAVALAGKADIAVVFLGVPAELESEGFDRDDLELPHSQIALLDAVLVANPNVVVVLSNGGVVRLSGFAHRVPAIVEGWLLGQAGGGAVADVLFGQVNPSGRLAETVPIRLEDTPAHTNFPGEHGHVRYGEGLFVGYRSYDARRLDVSFPFGHGLSYTTFEYADATVQSDGDLTVHVTVTNTAERAGAEVVQVYVGVPDSSVARAPRELKGFTKVRLEPGESQRVAVHVRRDDLAYWDTRVDSWVVEGGTYSIEIGASSRDIRQTLTVDVEGDAVRIPLTMESSLGELFQNPEAAEIVLQAFGSMGGDVGIDESVLKMAASMPLGRLAGFAPGVDPEQIQQLLDVVNPQK from the coding sequence ATGACCGACCGCTCACCCGTCGAGATCGTGGCGCAACTGACCGTCGAGGAGAAGGCGTCGCTCATGAGCGGCCTCGACTTCTGGCACACCGAACCCGTTCCGCGCGCGGACATTCCCTCGATCATGCTCACCGACGGGCCGCACGGTGTGCGCAAGCAGACCGCGGCGGGCGATCATCTCGGCTTGAACTCGTCCGTCCCGGCGACCTGCTTCCCGCCCGCCGTCGCGCTGGGATGTTCCTTCGATCCGGAGCTGGTCGAACGGGTCGGCGCAGCGCTGGGCGCGGAAGCCAAGGCGCTGCAGGTCGCCGTACTGCTCGGGCCCGGCATCAACATCAAGCGCTCGCCACTGTGCGGGCGGAACTTCGAGTACCTGTCGGAGGATCCGCTGCTCTCCGGCGTCCTGGGCGCGGCGCTCGTGCGCGGCCTGCAGTCGCAGGGTGTCGGTGCGTCGCTGAAGCACTTCGCGGCGAACAATCAGGAGACCGACCGGATGCGGATCTCCGCCGACATCGACCCGCGGCCGTTGCGGGAGATCTACCTGCGTGCGTTCGAGCGGGTCGTGCGCGACGCGCAGCCGTGGACGGTGATGTGCTCGTACAACCGCATCAACGGCGTGTTCTCCTCCCGGAACCCGTGGTTGCTCACCGACGTCCTGCGCGACGAGTGGGGCTTCGAGGGTCTGGTCGTGAGTGATTGGGGTGCCGTCGACGACCGCGTGGCGTCCCTCGCCGCCGGTCTGGATCTCGAGATGCCGTCGACGGGCGGTCGTACGGATGCCGAAATCGTCGCGGCCGTCCGGGCGGGCACGGTCGACGAGTCGGTGCTCGACCAGGCGGCTGCACGAGTGATCGAACTGGTGCAGAAGGCCGTCGCTGCGGCCGATCCCGATGCGACCTTCGACGCCGACGCCCACCACGCCTTCGCCCGCGAGGTGGCCGGCCAGAGCATCGTCCTGCTCCGCAACGAGAACGACCTGCTCCCCCTCGCCGCCGATGCGAACGTCGCGGTGATCGGCGAACTCGCCCGCACTCCGCGCTACCAGGGCGCCGGCTCGTCGCGCATCGAACCGACGCGCCTCGACAACGCGCTCGACGAGATGCGCTCACTGTCCGGCCGCGACGTGCCCTTCGCTGCCGGATATGCACTCGACGGATCGGACTCGGCCGCACTCGTCGAGGAAGCAGTCGCGCTCGCCGGAAAGGCGGATATCGCGGTCGTCTTCCTGGGTGTGCCTGCCGAACTCGAATCCGAGGGCTTCGACCGTGACGATCTCGAACTCCCGCACAGCCAGATCGCACTGCTCGACGCGGTGCTGGTGGCGAACCCGAACGTCGTCGTCGTGTTGTCGAACGGTGGTGTCGTGCGGTTGAGCGGCTTCGCCCATCGTGTTCCTGCGATCGTCGAAGGGTGGTTGCTCGGGCAGGCCGGTGGCGGTGCGGTCGCCGACGTTCTCTTCGGGCAGGTGAATCCGAGTGGACGACTCGCGGAGACCGTCCCGATCCGTCTCGAGGACACCCCGGCACACACGAACTTTCCGGGCGAGCACGGCCACGTACGGTACGGCGAAGGGCTGTTCGTCGGATACCGCTCGTACGACGCGCGTCGCCTCGATGTCTCGTTCCCGTTCGGTCACGGCCTGTCGTACACGACCTTCGAATATGCCGATGCGACAGTGCAATCCGACGGTGATCTCACGGTGCACGTCACCGTCACCAACACCGCTGAGCGTGCGGGTGCCGAGGTCGTGCAGGTCTACGTCGGTGTGCCCGACTCCTCGGTCGCGCGAGCACCGCGAGAGTTGAAGGGATTCACCAAGGTTCGCTTGGAACCCGGCGAATCACAGCGGGTCGCCGTGCATGTGCGACGCGACGACCTCGCCTACTGGGACACCCGCGTCGATTCCTGGGTGGTCGAAGGTGGCACGTACAGCATCGAGATCGGCGCATCGAGTCGCGACATCCGGCAGACGCTCACCGTCGACGTGGAGGGCGACGCGGTGCGGATTCCGCTGACGATGGAATCGTCTCTCGGAGAACTGTTCCAGAACCCCGAGGCCGCCGAGATCGTCCTGCAGGCGTTCGGTTCGATGGGTGGCGACGTCGGGATCGACGAGAGCGTCCTGAAGATGGCGGCGTCGATGCCGCTCGGTCGTCTCGCCGGATTCGCTCCGGGGGTCGACCCGGAGCAGATCCAGCAACTTCTCGATGTGGTCAACCCGCAGAAGTGA
- a CDS encoding TerD family protein, with the protein MSDRGGSRRGTKRSEEYVIEVHASAEGAVMLPRDHRWVVVDVETSGVRPNAHRVLSVAALVLREDGSVEREFSTLVDPGCDPGPVHVHNLTRERLAGSPRFEDIAGELAGILDGATIVAHNASFDYGFLDAEFRRAGTSLPAEHRLCTLALSRRLELDVPNYRLATLAQHWQVQQLQEHDAYDDARVLSEIFLRSAAMADNLQLPLPVVNCRSRKSVYPASVPRVACGWKNPGRLGDDGLVQGMKVVISGSTVTPRVALANLLTEAGLDVMNNASKQTSVVVCNDPTVQTAKVRKAMAESIPVISEQQLEDLLTRVRPGEPKVATVVDIIPPPEPQVAVAPPVRPLAAQKPKLWTGRKVLLLGGTHLQAVMMRSRLTQLGARPALNFTAAVTDVLVLDGGEADKRMARVAARELPVLLPDDVDAAVEKGIVPPHMRVESWLTAPVLSRGEVIDLPTDSHRWAVNVAWKAETAGDEFDLDVVAFLLGADEKVDTDDDFVFYNNPLYDDGVVELTIDGSSEHCIRVDFAELPAECERIVIAAAIDGNRTFGELGAVSVGVDSDSGTAATFVLDAGTTERTMVLAEIYRRAGKWRLRAVGQGYDDDLAALARRYGVDVDD; encoded by the coding sequence ATGTCCGATCGTGGTGGTTCTCGTCGGGGGACGAAGCGATCGGAGGAGTACGTGATCGAAGTGCACGCGTCCGCGGAAGGGGCCGTGATGTTGCCCCGCGACCATCGGTGGGTGGTGGTCGACGTCGAGACCTCGGGGGTGCGTCCCAACGCCCACCGGGTGCTGAGCGTGGCGGCTCTCGTATTGCGCGAGGACGGGTCCGTGGAGCGGGAGTTCTCGACCCTCGTCGACCCCGGCTGCGATCCGGGACCGGTGCACGTCCACAATCTCACACGGGAGCGCCTCGCCGGGTCACCGCGATTCGAGGACATCGCCGGTGAACTGGCCGGAATCCTCGACGGCGCCACGATCGTCGCCCACAACGCCTCGTTCGACTACGGATTCCTCGACGCCGAGTTCCGTCGGGCCGGCACGTCGCTCCCGGCCGAGCATCGCCTGTGCACGCTCGCGTTGTCGCGCCGACTCGAACTCGACGTCCCCAACTACCGGCTTGCCACCCTTGCGCAGCACTGGCAGGTCCAGCAGCTGCAGGAGCACGACGCCTACGACGACGCGCGCGTCCTGTCCGAGATCTTCCTGCGAAGCGCCGCGATGGCCGACAACCTGCAGTTGCCGCTACCCGTCGTCAACTGTCGCAGTCGCAAGTCGGTGTATCCGGCATCCGTCCCGCGGGTCGCGTGCGGGTGGAAGAACCCGGGTCGCCTCGGCGACGACGGCCTCGTCCAGGGTATGAAGGTCGTGATCAGCGGCTCCACCGTCACCCCGCGGGTCGCGCTCGCGAACCTGCTGACCGAGGCCGGACTCGACGTGATGAACAATGCCAGCAAGCAGACCAGCGTCGTGGTGTGCAACGACCCCACGGTGCAGACCGCCAAGGTCCGCAAGGCGATGGCCGAGAGCATCCCTGTGATCAGCGAGCAGCAGCTCGAGGATCTCCTGACGCGGGTGCGGCCGGGTGAACCGAAGGTGGCGACGGTCGTCGACATCATTCCGCCGCCGGAACCGCAGGTCGCGGTGGCGCCCCCGGTCCGGCCGCTGGCCGCGCAGAAGCCCAAGCTGTGGACCGGACGCAAGGTGCTGCTGCTCGGTGGCACGCACCTGCAGGCGGTCATGATGCGCTCGCGTCTCACCCAGCTCGGTGCTCGTCCGGCCCTCAACTTCACGGCCGCTGTCACCGACGTGCTCGTGCTCGACGGGGGAGAGGCCGACAAGCGGATGGCGCGGGTCGCGGCGCGGGAGCTGCCCGTCCTCCTGCCCGACGACGTCGATGCCGCGGTGGAGAAGGGCATCGTGCCCCCACACATGCGTGTGGAGTCGTGGCTGACGGCGCCGGTGCTGTCGCGCGGCGAGGTGATCGACCTGCCGACCGACAGCCACCGCTGGGCGGTGAACGTCGCATGGAAGGCCGAGACGGCCGGCGACGAGTTCGACCTCGACGTCGTGGCCTTCCTGCTCGGCGCCGACGAAAAAGTCGACACCGACGACGATTTCGTCTTCTACAACAACCCGCTCTACGACGACGGCGTCGTCGAACTGACCATCGACGGTTCGAGTGAGCACTGCATCCGGGTCGACTTCGCCGAGCTTCCCGCCGAATGCGAACGCATCGTCATCGCCGCGGCCATCGACGGCAACCGCACCTTCGGCGAACTCGGCGCGGTGTCGGTCGGAGTCGACAGCGACAGCGGCACCGCCGCGACGTTCGTGCTCGACGCCGGCACCACCGAACGCACCATGGTCCTCGCCGAGATCTACCGCCGCGCCGGCAAATGGCGGCTGCGCGCGGTGGGGCAGGGGTACGACGACGACCTCGCGGCCCTCGCACGCCGATACGGGGTGGATGTCGACGACTGA
- a CDS encoding DDE-type integrase/transposase/recombinase, which produces MARAQNIVLTDIVTELTEAGTSVTRGCALVGIARSSYYRRAHHYRHYQPVTDPIPQRQRQQPAALSPAEKDTIIALILAEENADQSVCQIYWRSFDDGLVDCSEVTFYRVARAEKLTGDRRRSRTGGPSTSRRTPVVEALDVGDLWSWDITTLKGPRTQDLFRLYLAIDVYSRFPVAWRIEYHEDKAKAVEMFTEAFTAFGAPGVLHADNGASMRSGLLLDALAGAGVVSSFSRPRVSDDNPFSESLFKTIKYDLTCPDRFDDIDHARRWTEDFMNRYALEHRHGGLGRYTPVSVFLGSAAEEHRRRQERLDRIHEKYPQRFRRRPAAPALPQPTGINTPVLSQTG; this is translated from the coding sequence GTGGCTCGAGCGCAGAACATTGTCCTGACCGACATCGTCACCGAATTGACCGAGGCGGGAACGTCCGTCACCCGGGGGTGCGCGCTCGTGGGAATCGCTCGGTCGAGCTACTACCGGCGGGCCCACCACTACCGGCACTATCAGCCGGTCACCGATCCGATCCCGCAGCGACAGCGGCAGCAACCAGCGGCGCTGTCGCCAGCCGAAAAGGACACCATCATCGCGTTGATCCTCGCCGAGGAGAACGCGGATCAGTCTGTGTGTCAAATCTATTGGCGTTCATTCGACGACGGATTGGTGGACTGCTCGGAGGTCACATTCTATCGGGTGGCCCGGGCCGAGAAGCTCACCGGGGACCGGCGCCGCAGCCGCACCGGAGGACCGTCGACGTCGCGGCGCACACCGGTCGTCGAGGCCCTCGACGTCGGGGACCTGTGGTCGTGGGACATCACCACGCTCAAGGGGCCCCGCACGCAGGACCTGTTTCGGTTGTATCTGGCGATCGATGTGTACTCACGGTTTCCGGTGGCGTGGCGTATCGAGTACCACGAGGACAAGGCAAAAGCGGTGGAAATGTTCACCGAAGCGTTCACCGCGTTCGGGGCGCCGGGCGTGCTGCACGCCGACAACGGGGCATCGATGCGGTCGGGGTTGTTGCTCGATGCCCTCGCCGGGGCGGGGGTCGTGTCGTCGTTCTCTCGTCCACGGGTCAGTGACGACAATCCGTTCTCGGAGTCTCTGTTCAAGACCATCAAGTACGACCTGACCTGTCCGGATCGTTTCGATGATATCGATCATGCTCGGCGGTGGACCGAGGACTTCATGAACCGGTATGCGCTCGAGCACCGGCACGGCGGGCTGGGACGTTATACGCCGGTGTCGGTGTTTCTCGGCAGTGCCGCCGAGGAACACCGACGTCGGCAGGAGCGTCTCGACCGGATCCACGAAAAGTATCCGCAGCGGTTCCGTCGTCGACCGGCAGCGCCGGCGTTACCGCAACCGACGGGAATCAACACACCTGTTCTGTCTCAGACAGGTTGA
- a CDS encoding DUF3558 domain-containing protein: protein MGRWGTVALAALAVVATACSPSAADDVMSDEASTSTTRTPRITDDSGRPPVTFDPCYDIPDDVMNAAGYDAGKKELADMPMGTYTFLGCLYKKDDYIPGVRRGYGLNILAGNVTLEEESQKNGHISEPTSINGRAALLRVDPSASLACTYVLETNFGIVIFDRLYHSDSVTRPPIEVWCDGFEELIASIEPFLN, encoded by the coding sequence ATGGGTAGGTGGGGAACGGTCGCGCTCGCAGCACTCGCGGTCGTGGCGACGGCGTGCAGCCCGAGCGCTGCAGACGACGTGATGAGCGACGAAGCATCCACGTCGACCACCCGCACCCCGCGCATCACCGACGACTCCGGCCGACCACCGGTCACCTTCGACCCCTGCTACGACATCCCCGACGACGTCATGAACGCGGCCGGGTACGACGCGGGGAAGAAGGAGCTCGCGGACATGCCGATGGGGACGTACACATTTCTGGGGTGTCTTTACAAGAAGGACGACTACATCCCCGGCGTCAGGCGTGGATACGGGCTCAACATCCTGGCGGGGAACGTCACCCTCGAAGAGGAATCTCAGAAGAACGGGCACATTTCCGAACCGACATCGATCAATGGCCGGGCTGCACTCCTCCGAGTCGACCCGTCGGCGTCACTCGCCTGTACGTATGTCCTGGAAACAAACTTCGGAATCGTCATTTTCGACAGGCTCTACCACTCGGACTCCGTAACTCGTCCGCCCATCGAGGTGTGGTGTGACGGGTTCGAGGAACTCATCGCGTCGATCGAACCCTTTCTCAACTGA